The following proteins are encoded in a genomic region of Streptococcus gwangjuense:
- a CDS encoding DUF1836 domain-containing protein, translated as MKTTFSYPKWAEIPNIDLYLDQVLLYVNQVCAPISPDKDKGLTASMVNNYVKHGYLTKPDKKKYQRQQIARLIAITTLKSVFSIQEIAQTLNTLQSQASSEQLYDAFVDYMNQGVDPANPIIQSSCQTVKLYHQTLALIHHTQEEEI; from the coding sequence ATGAAAACTACCTTTTCCTACCCAAAATGGGCAGAAATCCCAAACATTGACCTCTATCTGGACCAGGTTTTACTCTATGTCAATCAGGTCTGCGCCCCTATCTCTCCTGATAAAGACAAGGGCCTGACAGCATCTATGGTCAACAATTATGTCAAACATGGTTACCTGACAAAGCCTGACAAGAAAAAATACCAACGCCAACAGATTGCCCGTTTGATTGCTATCACAACCCTCAAGTCTGTATTCTCTATTCAAGAAATAGCCCAGACACTTAATACTCTACAAAGTCAAGCAAGTTCAGAGCAACTCTACGATGCTTTTGTGGACTACATGAACCAAGGAGTTGATCCAGCTAACCCCATTATCCAAAGTAGCTGCCAAACCGTTAAACTCTATCATCAAACTCTAGCCTTAATCCATCATACTCAAGAGGAGGAAATCTAA
- the trhA gene encoding PAQR family membrane homeostasis protein TrhA has translation MNTSLKLSKQLSFGEEIANSVTHAVGAVIMLILLPISSTYSYETHGFLSSIGVSIFVISLFLMFLSSTIYHSMAYGSTHKYVLRIIDHSMIYVAIAGSYTPVVLTLMNNWFGYLIIAIQWGTTIFGILYKIFAQKVNEKFSLALYLIMGWLVLAIIPTIISQTTPIFWSLMVTGGLCYTVGAGFYAKKKPYFHMIWHLFILAASALQYIAIVYYM, from the coding sequence ATGAATACAAGCCTAAAGCTCAGCAAACAACTCAGTTTTGGAGAGGAGATTGCTAATAGTGTAACCCATGCCGTAGGTGCAGTCATCATGCTCATCTTACTGCCTATTTCATCCACTTATAGTTATGAGACACACGGATTTTTATCATCTATCGGCGTTTCCATTTTCGTTATTAGTCTCTTTCTCATGTTCCTATCATCCACCATTTATCACTCTATGGCCTATGGTTCAACCCACAAATATGTCTTACGAATCATTGACCATTCTATGATTTATGTTGCCATTGCAGGCTCATACACGCCCGTCGTCTTGACCTTAATGAATAACTGGTTTGGCTATCTAATTATTGCCATCCAATGGGGAACGACTATCTTTGGTATTCTCTATAAAATCTTTGCTCAAAAAGTCAATGAGAAATTTAGCCTTGCTCTTTACTTGATTATGGGCTGGTTGGTTCTAGCTATCATTCCTACCATTATCAGTCAAACGACACCAATTTTCTGGAGTCTCATGGTAACTGGCGGACTCTGTTATACTGTTGGGGCTGGATTTTACGCCAAGAAGAAACCTTATTTCCACATGATTTGGCATCTCTTTATCCTAGCAGCATCTGCCCTCCAATATATTGCCATTGTTTATTACATGTAA
- a CDS encoding amino acid ABC transporter permease, giving the protein MNVTTILASDWYQNLMQLIPDGKLFSLRSVFDGIPRIVQQLPTTIMLTIGGALFGLVLALLFAIVKINRVKILYPLQAFFVSFLKGTPILVQLMLTYYGIPLALKALNQQWGTGLNINAIPAAVFAIVAFAFNEAAYASETIRAAILSVNPGEIEAARSLGMTRAQVYRRVIIPNAAVVATPTLINSLIGLTKGTSLAFSAGVVEVFAQAQILGGADYRYFERFISVALVYWVVNIGIESLGRFIERKMAISAPDTVQTDVKGDLR; this is encoded by the coding sequence ATGAATGTTACAACGATTTTAGCATCAGATTGGTACCAAAACTTGATGCAATTGATTCCGGATGGCAAGCTTTTTAGCTTGCGTTCGGTCTTTGATGGGATTCCAAGAATTGTCCAGCAACTTCCAACAACGATTATGTTGACCATTGGTGGTGCCCTTTTTGGCTTGGTTTTGGCACTTCTTTTTGCTATTGTGAAAATCAATCGTGTCAAGATTTTATATCCCTTACAGGCCTTCTTTGTTAGTTTCTTAAAGGGGACACCGATTTTGGTGCAACTCATGTTGACCTACTACGGAATTCCTTTGGCTTTGAAAGCCCTCAATCAGCAATGGGGTACTGGTCTCAATATTAATGCGATTCCAGCCGCTGTTTTTGCGATTGTTGCCTTTGCTTTCAATGAGGCAGCTTATGCGAGTGAAACCATTCGTGCAGCTATTCTCTCAGTCAATCCTGGTGAGATCGAGGCCGCACGCAGTCTGGGTATGACCCGAGCACAAGTTTATCGTCGCGTGATTATTCCAAATGCAGCCGTTGTGGCGACTCCAACCTTGATTAATTCCCTAATTGGCTTGACCAAGGGAACTTCTCTAGCCTTCAGTGCGGGTGTTGTGGAAGTCTTTGCCCAAGCTCAGATTTTGGGTGGAGCTGATTACCGCTATTTTGAACGCTTCATCTCCGTTGCCCTTGTTTATTGGGTAGTCAATATCGGAATTGAAAGCCTCGGTCGTTTCATCGAGAGAAAAATGGCTATTTCTGCACCAGATACAGTGCAAACAGATGTGAAAGGAGACCTTCGTTAA
- the pdxS gene encoding pyridoxal 5'-phosphate synthase lyase subunit PdxS, with protein sequence MTENRYELNKNLAQMLKGGVIMDVQNPEQARIAEAAGAAAVMALERIPADIRAAGGVSRMSDPKMIKEIQEAVSIPVMAKVRIGHFVEAQILEAIEIDYIDESEVLSPADDRFHVDKKEFQVPFVCGAKDLGEALRRIAEGASMIRTKGEPGTGDIVQAVRHMRMMNQEIRRIQNLREDELYVAAKDLQVPVELVQYVHEHGKLPVVNFAAGGVATPADAALMMQLGAEGVFVGSGIFKSGDPVKRASAIVKAVTNFRNPQILAQISEDLGEAMVGINENEIQILMAERGK encoded by the coding sequence ATGACTGAAAATCGTTATGAACTAAATAAAAACTTGGCGCAGATGCTCAAGGGTGGGGTTATCATGGACGTTCAGAATCCTGAACAGGCCCGTATTGCAGAAGCTGCTGGTGCGGCAGCTGTGATGGCCTTGGAGCGGATTCCAGCTGATATTCGTGCAGCTGGTGGTGTTTCCCGTATGAGTGATCCAAAGATGATTAAGGAAATTCAAGAGGCGGTTAGTATTCCAGTAATGGCCAAGGTCAGAATCGGGCATTTTGTTGAAGCTCAGATTTTAGAAGCTATTGAGATTGACTATATCGATGAGAGTGAGGTTTTATCTCCAGCTGATGACCGTTTCCATGTGGATAAGAAAGAATTCCAAGTTCCTTTTGTCTGTGGGGCTAAGGATTTGGGTGAAGCCTTGCGTCGTATCGCTGAAGGTGCTTCTATGATTCGTACCAAAGGAGAACCAGGGACAGGAGACATTGTTCAAGCTGTTCGTCATATGCGTATGATGAATCAGGAAATTCGCCGTATTCAAAACTTACGAGAGGACGAACTTTATGTTGCTGCTAAGGACTTGCAGGTACCTGTAGAATTGGTTCAATACGTCCATGAACATGGAAAATTGCCAGTTGTAAACTTTGCGGCTGGAGGTGTTGCAACGCCAGCAGATGCTGCGCTGATGATGCAATTAGGGGCAGAGGGTGTCTTTGTCGGTTCAGGTATTTTTAAGTCAGGAGATCCTGTTAAACGAGCGAGTGCTATTGTCAAAGCGGTGACTAACTTCCGTAATCCTCAAATTTTGGCTCAAATCTCTGAAGATTTAGGAGAAGCCATGGTTGGTATCAATGAAAATGAGATCCAAATCCTCATGGCTGAGCGAGGAAAATAG
- the nox gene encoding H2O-forming NADH oxidase, whose translation MSKIVVVGANHAGTACINTMLDNFGNENEIVVFDQNSNISFLGCGMALWIGEQIDGAEGLFYSDKEKLEAKGAKVYMNSPVLSIDYDNKVVTAEVEGKEHKESYDKLIFATGSTPILPPIEGVEIVKGNREFKATLENVQFVKLYQNAEEVIHKLSDKSQHLDRIAVVGGGYIGVELAEAFERLGKEVVLVDIVDTVLNGYYDKDFTQMMAKNLEDHNIRLALGQTVKAIEGDGKVERLITDKESFDVDMVVLAVGFRPNTALADGKIELFRNGAFLVDKKQETSLPGVFAVGDCATVYDNARKDTSYIALASNAVRTGIVGAYNACGHELEGIGVQGSNGISIYGLHMVSTGLTLEKARAAGYNATETGFNDLQKPEFMKHDNHEVAIKIVFDKDSREILGAQMVSRDSAISMGIHMFSLAIQEHVTIDKLALTDLFFLPHFNKPYNYITMAALTAEK comes from the coding sequence ATGAGTAAAATCGTTGTAGTTGGTGCTAACCACGCTGGTACAGCATGTATTAATACTATGTTGGATAATTTTGGAAATGAGAACGAAATCGTTGTATTTGACCAAAACTCTAACATCTCTTTCCTAGGATGTGGAATGGCCCTCTGGATTGGTGAACAAATTGACGGTGCTGAAGGCTTGTTCTATTCGGATAAAGAAAAATTGGAAGCTAAAGGTGCTAAGGTATACATGAATTCACCAGTTCTTTCAATCGACTATGATAACAAAGTAGTTACAGCAGAAGTTGAAGGGAAAGAGCACAAAGAATCATACGATAAATTGATTTTCGCTACAGGTTCTACACCAATCTTGCCACCAATTGAAGGTGTTGAAATTGTTAAAGGAAACCGCGAATTTAAAGCAACTCTTGAAAATGTACAATTCGTTAAATTGTACCAAAACGCTGAAGAAGTGATTCACAAATTGTCTGATAAGAGTCAACACCTTGACCGTATCGCCGTTGTTGGTGGTGGTTACATCGGTGTTGAACTTGCTGAAGCTTTTGAGCGTCTTGGAAAAGAAGTTGTCCTTGTTGATATCGTTGATACTGTCTTGAACGGTTACTATGACAAAGACTTCACACAAATGATGGCGAAGAACTTGGAAGACCACAACATCCGCTTGGCACTTGGTCAAACTGTTAAAGCAATCGAAGGTGATGGTAAAGTTGAACGCTTGATTACTGACAAAGAAAGCTTTGATGTGGATATGGTTGTTCTTGCAGTTGGTTTCCGTCCAAACACAGCACTTGCTGATGGTAAGATTGAACTCTTCCGCAACGGTGCCTTCCTTGTAGACAAGAAACAAGAAACTTCACTTCCAGGTGTATTTGCCGTTGGTGACTGTGCGACTGTTTATGACAATGCTCGTAAAGATACAAGTTACATCGCCCTTGCTTCAAATGCTGTTCGTACTGGTATCGTTGGTGCTTACAACGCTTGTGGACATGAATTGGAAGGAATTGGTGTGCAAGGATCAAACGGTATCTCTATCTACGGTCTTCATATGGTTTCAACTGGTTTGACTCTTGAAAAAGCTAGAGCTGCTGGTTACAATGCAACTGAAACAGGCTTTAACGATCTTCAAAAACCAGAATTCATGAAACATGATAACCATGAAGTAGCCATCAAGATTGTCTTTGACAAAGATAGCCGTGAAATTCTTGGTGCACAAATGGTTTCACGCGATTCTGCAATCAGCATGGGAATCCACATGTTCTCACTTGCTATCCAAGAGCATGTGACAATTGATAAATTGGCATTGACAGACCTATTCTTCTTGCCACACTTCAACAAACCATATAACTACATCACAATGGCTGCACTTACAGCTGAAAAATAA
- a CDS encoding methylated-DNA--[protein]-cysteine S-methyltransferase — MQKMYVKMLYFSPIGTLSLVADEQYLYGIWVQDQKHFERGLGDETIEAVVSHPILDPVIACLDAYFKGKPQDLSDLPLASIGTDFEKRVWSYLQGIPYGQTVTYGQIAQELQVDSAQAIGGAVGRNPWSILVPCHRVLGAGKRLTGYAAGVEKKAWLLEHEEADFKDIK, encoded by the coding sequence ATGCAAAAGATGTACGTAAAAATGCTCTACTTTTCGCCAATAGGAACCTTGTCTTTGGTTGCCGACGAGCAATATCTGTATGGCATTTGGGTGCAGGACCAGAAGCATTTTGAGAGAGGACTAGGAGATGAGACGATAGAAGCAGTTGTTAGTCATCCCATTTTAGACCCAGTTATTGCTTGTTTAGATGCTTACTTTAAAGGCAAGCCTCAGGATTTATCCGACTTGCCCTTGGCTTCGATCGGAACGGATTTTGAAAAGCGAGTTTGGTCCTATTTACAGGGAATTCCTTATGGCCAGACAGTGACCTATGGACAAATAGCCCAAGAGCTGCAAGTGGATTCTGCTCAAGCAATTGGTGGAGCAGTGGGGCGCAATCCTTGGTCTATCCTAGTACCTTGTCATCGGGTGCTGGGGGCTGGCAAGCGTCTGACAGGGTATGCTGCAGGAGTGGAAAAGAAAGCTTGGCTCTTGGAGCATGAAGAAGCAGATTTTAAAGATATAAAATAG
- a CDS encoding arsenate reductase family protein — MLEFIEYPKCSTCKKAKQELNQLGVDYKAVHIVEETPSQEVILNWLETSGFELKQFFNTSGIKYRELGLKDKVGSLSNQEAAELLASDGMLLKRPILVENGTVKQIGYRKPYEELGLK, encoded by the coding sequence ATGTTAGAATTTATCGAATATCCAAAATGTTCAACTTGTAAAAAAGCAAAACAAGAATTAAACCAACTCGGTGTGGACTATAAAGCCGTCCATATCGTTGAAGAAACACCTAGCCAAGAAGTCATTTTAAACTGGCTAGAAACCTCAGGTTTCGAGTTGAAGCAATTTTTCAACACCAGTGGGATCAAATACCGTGAATTAGGGCTGAAAGATAAGGTAGGAAGCCTGTCAAACCAAGAAGCGGCTGAGTTGCTAGCAAGTGACGGTATGTTGTTAAAACGCCCCATTTTAGTAGAAAATGGAACTGTTAAGCAAATTGGTTATCGAAAACCTTATGAAGAATTGGGATTGAAATAG
- a CDS encoding FAD:protein FMN transferase encodes MPLSSHSERLMGTTITISLVDERADSLIQKSFDLLRELEYRFNANSQESELMEINHQAGIAPVKVHPDLFELISLGLEHSLAPSSHLNISIGPLIQTWRIGFSDAKVAQPQEIESILPLINPHYIELDSSTSTVFLKQKGMKIDLGCLAKGYSADKVAQFLRKEGVTSALINLGGNILTIGKNQARGNQSWQIGIQDPANPRGNHLMTIPVVNKSVVTSGIYERHLTVDGKDYHHIFDSQTGYPVETELASLTIISDKSVDGEIWTTRLFGERPASILWQVESLEGIEAILIDKEGHLSCSSGIPTL; translated from the coding sequence TTGCCTCTTAGTTCACATTCCGAACGGCTAATGGGGACTACTATCACTATTTCATTAGTAGATGAGCGAGCCGATAGCTTGATCCAGAAATCCTTTGATTTACTCAGAGAGCTCGAATACCGCTTCAATGCCAATAGCCAAGAATCTGAGTTGATGGAAATCAATCATCAAGCTGGAATAGCCCCCGTCAAGGTTCATCCAGACCTGTTCGAACTGATTTCACTTGGATTAGAGCATAGCCTAGCGCCATCTAGCCATCTCAATATCAGCATTGGTCCCTTGATTCAAACCTGGCGTATCGGTTTTTCAGATGCCAAAGTTGCCCAGCCTCAAGAAATCGAATCAATTCTCCCTTTAATCAATCCTCATTATATCGAGTTAGATTCTTCTACTTCTACTGTGTTTCTAAAACAGAAAGGAATGAAGATAGACCTAGGTTGTTTAGCCAAGGGTTATAGTGCGGATAAAGTTGCTCAATTTCTGAGAAAAGAGGGAGTGACATCTGCCTTGATCAATCTGGGAGGGAATATCCTGACTATTGGAAAAAATCAGGCAAGAGGAAATCAATCTTGGCAAATCGGGATTCAAGACCCAGCCAATCCGAGGGGAAATCACTTAATGACCATCCCTGTTGTCAATAAATCTGTCGTGACTTCAGGCATTTACGAACGTCACCTGACTGTCGATGGAAAAGATTACCATCATATTTTTGACAGCCAAACAGGATATCCTGTTGAAACGGAACTAGCTAGTCTAACAATCATCTCTGATAAATCAGTCGATGGTGAAATATGGACAACTCGTCTATTTGGAGAAAGACCTGCTTCTATCCTCTGGCAAGTCGAAAGTTTGGAGGGCATCGAAGCTATCCTCATCGATAAGGAAGGTCACCTAAGCTGTTCTTCAGGAATTCCAACTCTATAG
- a CDS encoding NADPH-dependent FMN reductase has protein sequence MLKLIAIVGTNSKRSTNRQLLQYMQKHFAEKAEIELVEIKDIPVFNKPADKQVPVEILEIAAKIEEADGVIIGTPEYDHSIPAVLMSALAWLSYGIYPLLNKPIMITGASYGTLGSSRAQLQLRQILNAPEIKASVLPDEFLLSHSLQAFNPSGDLVDLDVIKKLDATFDDFRIFVKITEKLRNAQALLRKDAEDFDWENL, from the coding sequence ATGTTAAAACTTATTGCTATTGTTGGAACAAATTCAAAACGTTCTACAAACCGCCAATTGCTTCAATACATGCAAAAACACTTTGCTGAAAAAGCTGAAATTGAACTTGTTGAAATTAAAGACATTCCTGTCTTCAATAAACCAGCCGACAAGCAAGTACCTGTTGAAATTTTAGAAATTGCTGCTAAAATTGAAGAGGCAGATGGCGTTATTATCGGTACTCCTGAGTATGACCACTCTATCCCAGCTGTTTTGATGAGCGCTCTTGCTTGGTTGTCTTATGGTATCTATCCACTTTTGAACAAACCAATCATGATTACAGGTGCTTCATATGGTACGCTTGGTTCATCACGTGCCCAATTACAACTTCGCCAAATCTTAAATGCCCCAGAAATCAAAGCAAGTGTCCTTCCAGATGAATTCTTGCTTTCACATTCTCTTCAAGCCTTCAATCCAAGTGGAGATCTAGTGGATCTTGATGTTATCAAAAAATTAGATGCCACTTTTGACGACTTCCGTATCTTTGTAAAAATTACAGAAAAATTGCGCAACGCACAAGCCCTACTTCGCAAAGATGCTGAAGACTTTGACTGGGAAAATTTGTAA
- the pdxT gene encoding pyridoxal 5'-phosphate synthase glutaminase subunit PdxT, giving the protein MKIGILALQGAFAEHAKVLDQLGVESVEIRNLDDFQKHQSDLSGLILPGGESTTMGKLLREQDMLIPIREAILSGLPVFGTCAGLILLSKEIISQDESHLGTMDMVVERNAYGRQLGSFYTEAECKGVGQIPMTFIRGPIISSVGVDVEILATVDNQIVAAQEKNMLVTSFHPELTDDVRLHQYFINMCKEKS; this is encoded by the coding sequence ATGAAAATCGGAATATTGGCCTTGCAAGGGGCTTTTGCAGAACATGCAAAAGTGCTAGATCAATTAGGTGTCGAGAGTGTTGAAATCAGAAATCTAGATGATTTTCAGAAACATCAGAGTGATTTGTCGGGATTGATATTACCTGGTGGGGAATCTACAACTATGGGCAAGCTCTTACGTGAGCAAGACATGCTGATTCCCATTCGAGAAGCAATTCTATCTGGCTTACCAGTGTTTGGAACCTGTGCTGGTTTAATTTTGCTGTCTAAGGAAATTATTTCTCAGGACGAGAGTCATCTAGGAACTATGGATATGGTGGTCGAGCGCAATGCTTATGGGCGCCAACTAGGGAGTTTCTATACGGAAGCAGAATGTAAGGGAGTTGGTCAGATTCCAATGACCTTTATCCGTGGTCCGATTATCAGTAGTGTTGGAGTAGATGTAGAAATTCTAGCAACAGTTGACAATCAAATCGTTGCTGCTCAAGAAAAAAATATGTTAGTGACCTCTTTTCATCCAGAATTGACCGATGATGTGCGCTTGCACCAGTACTTTATTAATATGTGTAAAGAAAAAAGTTGA
- a CDS encoding GNAT family N-acetyltransferase: MEIRLAFPNEVDAIMQVMEDAKKCLADAGSDQWQNGYPNADIIIEDIISGQAYVALEEGELLAYAAVTKSPEAAYEAIYEGNWQAGESEYLVFHRIAVAADVQGQGVAQTFLEGLIEGFDYLDFRSDTHVANKAMQHIFEKLGFKQVGKVPVDGERLAYQKLKK; this comes from the coding sequence ATGGAGATTCGTTTAGCTTTTCCAAATGAAGTAGATGCCATCATGCAGGTGATGGAGGATGCTAAAAAATGTTTAGCAGATGCGGGTAGTGACCAGTGGCAAAATGGCTATCCAAATGCTGATATTATTATTGAGGATATTATCTCAGGTCAAGCCTACGTAGCCTTGGAAGAGGGAGAACTACTAGCTTATGCAGCTGTGACCAAGAGTCCAGAGGCGGCCTATGAAGCCATTTATGAAGGCAACTGGCAAGCTGGGGAGTCAGAGTACCTAGTCTTTCACCGTATTGCTGTGGCAGCAGATGTCCAGGGACAGGGAGTTGCTCAAACCTTTTTAGAGGGCTTGATTGAAGGTTTTGACTATCTAGATTTTCGCTCAGATACGCATGTTGCAAACAAGGCTATGCAACATATTTTTGAAAAACTCGGATTTAAACAGGTTGGTAAGGTTCCAGTTGATGGCGAACGCTTGGCATATCAAAAATTGAAGAAATAA
- a CDS encoding DUF896 family protein: MDPKKIDRINELAKKKKTEGLTPEEKVEQAKLREEYIEGYRRTVRHHIEGIKIVDEEGNDVTPEKLRQVQREKGLHGRSLDDPNS; this comes from the coding sequence ATGGATCCTAAAAAAATTGATCGTATTAACGAGCTTGCCAAAAAGAAAAAAACAGAAGGCTTGACCCCAGAAGAAAAAGTAGAACAAGCCAAACTACGTGAGGAGTACATCGAAGGTTATCGTCGCACTGTTCGTCACCACATTGAGGGAATCAAAATTGTGGACGAAGAAGGAAACGATGTTACACCAGAGAAACTACGTCAGGTACAACGTGAAAAAGGTTTACATGGCCGTAGTCTTGATGACCCAAATTCATAA
- a CDS encoding NAD(P)H-dependent oxidoreductase: MKFVGLVGSNYDQSYNRKLLEFIRRHFKLKFELEVLEIDEVPMFNQDEKWDESFQLRLLYNRITRADGVIIATPEHNHTISASLKSVLEWLSYEVHPFENKPVMIVGASYYDQGTSRAQVHLRKILDAPGVNAYTLPGNEFLLGKAKEAFDVNGNITNEGTVNFLETCLDNFVKYVGVVSKLKKPKPIEPEDLYCTNSIATTIQGVDPDDPEWVEKAAELVGAVSGDTYVKLDHGILTVNQIDMFLKAMPFELTFADDNNQFLYFNNAHQDPDTMFGKRVRAQSGNRLGTVHGTLPDSRMKNVEWVVGVLRNGDQEYVRTIVPGTPEGVINTHNYQAMYYPDGSYAGINEIIFNFQPWLDWYLNTTGQRLVGGNAAAPAGGHGHGDADATSGASDAGDAGGHGGGADATSGASN; this comes from the coding sequence ATGAAATTTGTTGGACTTGTAGGATCAAACTACGATCAATCATATAACCGTAAACTCTTGGAATTCATCCGTCGTCACTTCAAACTCAAATTTGAATTAGAAGTTCTCGAAATTGATGAAGTTCCAATGTTTAACCAAGACGAAAAATGGGACGAAAGCTTCCAATTGCGTCTCTTGTATAACAGAATTACGCGTGCTGATGGTGTCATTATTGCTACTCCTGAGCACAACCACACAATCTCAGCTTCTCTTAAATCAGTTCTTGAATGGCTTTCATACGAGGTTCATCCATTTGAAAACAAACCAGTCATGATTGTGGGAGCTTCTTACTACGACCAAGGTACTTCTCGTGCCCAGGTTCACCTTCGTAAGATTCTTGACGCTCCAGGTGTCAATGCCTACACTCTTCCAGGAAATGAATTCCTTCTTGGTAAAGCTAAAGAAGCTTTTGATGTTAATGGAAATATCACGAATGAAGGAACTGTTAATTTCCTTGAAACATGCTTGGACAACTTTGTAAAATATGTGGGAGTCGTTTCAAAATTGAAAAAACCAAAACCAATTGAGCCAGAAGATTTATATTGTACAAATTCAATTGCAACTACTATCCAAGGTGTTGATCCAGATGATCCTGAATGGGTAGAAAAAGCTGCTGAACTTGTTGGAGCTGTTTCTGGAGATACTTACGTTAAATTAGACCACGGTATCTTGACAGTTAACCAAATTGACATGTTCTTGAAAGCAATGCCATTTGAATTGACATTTGCAGATGATAACAATCAATTTTTGTACTTTAATAACGCCCACCAAGACCCAGATACAATGTTTGGTAAACGTGTACGTGCTCAATCAGGAAATAGATTAGGAACAGTACACGGTACATTGCCAGATTCTAGAATGAAAAACGTTGAATGGGTTGTCGGCGTATTGCGTAACGGGGATCAAGAATATGTCCGTACAATTGTGCCGGGAACACCTGAAGGTGTTATTAATACCCATAATTACCAAGCAATGTACTATCCAGATGGTTCATATGCTGGAATTAATGAGATTATCTTTAATTTCCAACCATGGCTTGACTGGTACCTCAATACAACTGGTCAACGTCTAGTTGGTGGAAATGCTGCAGCTCCTGCTGGCGGACATGGTCACGGCGATGCAGATGCTACATCTGGAGCTTCTGATGCAGGTGATGCTGGAGGTCACGGTGGTGGCGCAGACGCTACATCTGGCGCAAGTAACTAA